ATTATATTACTAATACAGTAGTGTGCAGTGGCTTAAATTCGCCAGGGTTTATGAGCGACAGGCTCAAAACCAGTGGGAGATATAGCTTTTGGCGGAGTAGGCGGTGGTTTGGGGTACCGTTGGAATAGGAAGAATAAGGTCCGGAGAAATAAGGGAGTGGAAACAAGCAGACTACAGTGTCCTCGGAACTACAAACAAGCACTGATCTTCGGATTTACATCCTCCAAGATTGATCTTCAGCTGATCTTCATGCGCTAAAGCAATGCTAAATACAGCGTTCTTGTTGCGCTAAAGCAGCACTATTGCAGCGCTAAGTCAGTGCTAATGCAGCACTAATAAAGCGTTATTGCAATGCTAATGAAATACCAACATGCAACAATTTTGCATTCTTGGGATGGTTTCgttatttataaaaatcaCTGATGTTGCTTATACCTGATTCACATTCATTGTGATGTAGTAAATTTACAGAAAAAATCTAAATTTACAAGTAGAGTTTCGAAGAAATTTAAGTGTGTGTAATTCAATACACACCATACCGTATCAACAATATACACAATATTAATAAGATGCTCAGCCACAGAGCGAGGGTTGAGTTCGTCGGCGCTGTTGCAAAGTTTTGGACGCGTAGCGAGGGCGACTATGTGGCCATTCTGATGTTCCTTCAAACGGCGAATTTTAAGTTTTATACTCCCGATCACCACTTCATCCACCAGGGATTGTCATAAACTGCTGAAAAGGAGCAAAGTCAAGCGCTATAGGCGGAGGATCTGAAGATGACAGCGGTTTACTGCATGAAACGCCACTACGAGGGAAATGGAGCGACAGGCAGATGCGTGTACCTTTTCCATCAGTAGAAGGGCACCAAGACTGTTAGTTGCGACCTATAGTGTGAAGGTACTTCGGTCGCGTACGTTTATCGCGAAAACGGATCTCTTTCTCGAGACTCAAAAGATTGTAACTTTCGTGGGTTACTTTAGAGAAGACCAAAACGCAGTGCATCTCGGGCAAACATCCGTTCTCGAACCCTTGTTGGTTACAACCAATTTTCAACCAAGACTAAACGCTTTAAACAGGCGGAGGTTTCTTTCAACGGATTACTTCGGAGAAGACCAACTGCAACTTGCATCGGGCAAACATCCGTTCTCGAATCCTGTCAAGATCTCTACCAAATCAAAGACGAAGCCGATCGTTCTGTGCCTGGTGTAAAAAAGAATGATTTATTCTAAAATTTCGTTTCTTATATACTAGTTTCATAACAGTGTATTGGTGAATGCAGTATTGTAATTTTCAAACGTGTTGGTGAAATCGGTCGCGACCTTTCTTTCCTACGCTATTCTCATGTTGAttctaaacaaataattagcCTAAAGTCAAGTGCTATATCGTTGATAAACGATCAAGGATGCAATGTTTTACTTAAACATGTGTTAGGAATACATATCCTGGCCgcttaacaatttgttttgactGAACGTGGCTCTTTTTATGGCCGATCCTTCGTTACTTAGCTTTATGGCTTGACCGATTGTAGCTATTGCATTCGTatggtttgtttcgttgcgtTGCTCTTGCCTTTGCgctattttttccattaccTTATGCCCGCACGCTTGTTTCCGTTCTCATGAATCGCGCCTTTCGATGttaatatgtttatttagACAAACGATAACGATCCCTTCACAGATTACAAGTTAAACGCATCgttttcaaattaataatCAAATGAGTTTCGTAACATAAATTTTGTCTCGTTCTCAACAAAGACACTGGCAGCGCTTGGAGAGATCCTTACCATCTTGTGCGTCTGAGACCGATGGGAGTGGACTGTGGTAGATGATGTGCCTCCATTCAATGGATGTGAAGCTTTGGATTTGTTctatcataaaaaaaagaattattaagaagaagaacctGTAAGAATTATTGAATCAATGAATGTAGCAGTTCAGTTATTGCTCCCATTCCGACGAGTAGTTTCGTTCCAACCATCGTTCAGACTTCGGCTCTGATGAGATGGAAATGTAAAAGTTTAATAACCTTATGTAACAAAATTGAATCTCCTGTAAATATCATACTGCACACATTTTTGTCAGAAATACTGTATATAAATCTACAATACTTCGCAATGGTTCAACACACTTAAGGATCGCTGTTTCTATCGTTGATGCTCGTTAAGGGCTGCTATTCTGCTCGTTGGGTACTGCGTTTATACCACACCGTTTGACAGCTACCTACCGACAGTAGAGCCTTGGATTCagcgtttgctttgtttacaaacTAAACCGGTGGAACGGTTGCCGGTGTTGTAGCAATTCAACAGTGTATCGGAAGAAGCTTAAACCATGTCCACGTTAAAAGAAGCAGCCGAAGTACAGCATTGCGTTTTAGTTAACACACACAACGATTTCATTCCGtcattttcttatttcagCACCACATTCAAgcacaaaacatcattgtaaTCCATCCTGGGTCGTACTACCTTCGCATCGGTCGTGCATCGGATGTGAATCCCGTCCGAATCCTGCACGCTATCGCGCGTCGTCGCAAACCGGGTGGAGCAACCCACCGAGACTATGTGCTGCCACCGGTAGTTGAGAAAAGCAAAGAGTTATTACAGGAGCTGGAAGATTGCCGGCTGCAGATAACGCACACCCTACAATCCTGTGTGCAATCGAATGGACAGCGTCGGTACGCTACAGCACCGCAACAAATCGCCGCGTTCAATAGACGTTCGCAGCCGGAAGTTGTGCCAGACAATGACACCGAGTGGCACGATAAGGATGGAGGCGACGTGGTGATAGGGGAGGATGTGCTACTGCTCAACCCGGGCGGAGAGTATAACGTACATTTTCCGATCCGACGGGGCGAACTAAATCTGCACACCGGTGTTGGTGGTTCACTGTTTGCGATCATGTCCGACCTACAGACGATCTGGGAGCATGTGCTTCACACCCGGCTCCATATCAAACCGAGTGAGATGCGACAGTATCGAGCGGTACTTGTAATACCGGACATTTATAATCGAGCGCACTTGCGAGAGTACGTTACGCTTTTGCTGAATCAGATCGGATTCGGGTGCTGTTTTTTGGTGCAGGATCACGTAGCGGCCACGTTCGGTGCCGGACTCGGGTACGCGTGTGTAGTCGATGTTGGTGATGAGAAAACGTCGGTTTCGTGTGTTGAGGATGGAATTTCTCATCCAAACACCCGGGTGAGGTTCGATTATGGTGGAGCGGACGTTACGCAGGTGTTTTACTGGTTACTGCAGAAGTGTGCCTTTCCCTACCGGGAATGCAACGAACAAACGCCCCTAGATGGTGTGTTGTTGCGACGGTTAAAGGAAGACTTCGGGCATGTCAACGTGGACGTTTGTGGATCGGTCGAAAAATCATTTACCGTTCAGCATCCGGGAACGTCGAAACGGAACTACACGCTGCAAGTAGGCGACGAGGCAATGGTTGCTCCGTTAAGTATCTTTTTCACCGAACTGCTTGCTATCACGGGTGCAAACCGAACCGCTCCAAAGACACAGAAATGGTGCTCTTCACAGCCACATCCGGAGGATTGCTTCGATGCAGAATATCTAAGAGAAACTGGGGTAAGCACGAACGGGGAACTATTACCACATGCAATTTGGCTATCAATTTCCCGTCGATTTCAGCGTCGCAATAAGGAAAATTTAGAACAATCGGCCATTGATAGCGGAGCACTGGCAAACACGGAAGCGCCGGATGAAGATCTCGTGGTCGACGGGTTGGAACAGGAGCGTGAACGTGAGACGAAAGCGAATGATCGCGATTATCTGCTGCCCGGTGGACAATTGGTAGGGTTGGACCAGGCCGTCATTCAAAGCATCGAGCGTTGTTGTAAGTAAAGCGTGGTATTTACGGTTGGTCGCCACCTGCTGATATTGCTTTTTCTCGGTTATAGCAAGCGACGAACTGAAGCGCAAAATGTACGGCTGCATCTTAATCGTTGGAGGTGGGATCAAATTTCCCTGCATAGGCAGCTGGTTGCAGAGTCAGCTGGCACGCAAAATACCCGCCGGCTACCGGTCGGAGCAGAGCATTGTTTCGAGTCCGAAAGATATGGATCCGGAGATTACCAGCTGGAAGGGTGCCGCCGTAATGTCCTGTCTGGAAAGTGTGGTTGAACTGTGGCTTACCGAACCCGAATGGACCCGATATGGGTTGCGCATTTTGCGCGAAAAAGCCGTCTTTATGTGGTAGTAGGTGGAATGTAGCTAAAAAGTATTGTTTAAAGCatgcaataaattttaaacaccATGCTAAGATGATAAATGCATATAATTTTCAGTTTCGTAACGGAACGTTACTCTCCTAACGACAATTCGGGTAAAACCATCACAGTCGGTGCATTCCatgcaatattttttcttggaagaaactaaattattgaaaaatctATGCATTATATTTGCTTTTTCGTTAAGAAACAGGCTCGTGCTACATTTTTCTTATTCTATATTATGCACTTTATGTAAACGATTGACTtaagtttaaattaatatttttctccCACCGAATGTACCGACACTTGCTGGCAACTGCTGAATGCTCACAATagttgacagctgtcaaaccttgcacaacagcaaaagacgattctgtttttcttgtttagcaaaacacacaacactacTTCTTTTCCCCCGAACGGCCTTGCGTTCAGTGACGAGTATTCTTTCGAAATTTCCT
This region of Anopheles marshallii chromosome 2, idAnoMarsDA_429_01, whole genome shotgun sequence genomic DNA includes:
- the LOC128708569 gene encoding actin-related protein 8 — translated: MSTLKEAAEHHIQAQNIIVIHPGSYYLRIGRASDVNPVRILHAIARRRKPGGATHRDYVLPPVVEKSKELLQELEDCRLQITHTLQSCVQSNGQRRYATAPQQIAAFNRRSQPEVVPDNDTEWHDKDGGDVVIGEDVLLLNPGGEYNVHFPIRRGELNLHTGVGGSLFAIMSDLQTIWEHVLHTRLHIKPSEMRQYRAVLVIPDIYNRAHLREYVTLLLNQIGFGCCFLVQDHVAATFGAGLGYACVVDVGDEKTSVSCVEDGISHPNTRVRFDYGGADVTQVFYWLLQKCAFPYRECNEQTPLDGVLLRRLKEDFGHVNVDVCGSVEKSFTVQHPGTSKRNYTLQVGDEAMVAPLSIFFTELLAITGANRTAPKTQKWCSSQPHPEDCFDAEYLRETGRRNKENLEQSAIDSGALANTEAPDEDLVVDGLEQERERETKANDRDYLLPGGQLVGLDQAVIQSIERCSSDELKRKMYGCILIVGGGIKFPCIGSWLQSQLARKIPAGYRSEQSIVSSPKDMDPEITSWKGAAVMSCLESVVELWLTEPEWTRYGLRILREKAVFMW